In the Spirochaetota bacterium genome, GGGAGGAATTTGAAGTATTTGCTAACAATAAAAGGCTTGTGTCAGCAACAGCGTATCAAAAAGCCATGCACTACGTATTTTTTACAGCTTCCGAGCACTATACGATAGCATTCAATGACAGGGAAAATCCAACTGATAATTTGCAACTTTTGATGCAGCTTGGAACGTGTTTTATACGCCTTGGTGAATATCAGCACACTATTGAAGCGCTTGAGTATGCGCGCAGTGCGTACCGGAGCAATGCGTGTATACTTTCTCTTCTTGCGGAAAGCTATTATCATACCGGTGATATACCCCGGGCATTGCTGTATTTCAGAGAAGCATTTTTGCTTAACCCATCTGAGATTGATATACAGTTACTATCGGCCAAACCCATTATTGAAGCAATTGAGCTTGTTAAGCAATATAAACCTGAGTGTGCTGATGTGCGGGAATGGATCCCGGTTGTGGCATTTATCCATGATATTTTTTATGTTAAGCGACAGCTCAATTCATCGCAGCTTGAATCTATAAAAAAGGATATTGTAAAATTAGAAGCAAGCTTTCAGACTCTTGACAAAGAAAAAATAGCCAACTCTAATGTTGTACCGCGACTTATTAACCGGTATTTGTGGATGATGGATTATTTTGAATTTCAGCAGTATGATCAGAAAAGCTTAATTGACATTCGCGACCGTTTGCTTGCAATTGATAAAGAGCTTTTTGAAAGTTACTTTCAAAAGAAGACATTTACCAAACCGTAAATACTCAATTGAAAAAATTCATTGACACTGAGTACAGTGCTCAATAATTAACAACATAACTATCTTACTAAAACGCACAAATAACACAGGTGGTATGGTATGGAATTGTCAGCGTCATACAATCCAAAAATTGCCGAATCTAAATGGTATGCAATATGGGAGAAGGAGGGACTTTTTCATGGTGATGAAAATGATCCACGTGAAGCGTATTCAATAGTAATACCTCCACCTAATGTTACCGGCAACCTGCACATGGGGCATGCTCTCAATAATACTTTGCAGGATATTCTCATCCGCTGGCAGCGTATGAATGGAAAAGCAACATGCTGGATGCCTGGTATGGATCATGCAGGTATTGCCACTCAGAATGTAGTGGAACGGCTGCTATTAAAAGAAGGAAAATCAAAATATGACTTAGGCCGTGATGAATTTGTAAAGCGCGTGTGGGATTGGAAAGAGCATTCAGGCGGGCAAATAAAAGAACAGCTCAAGCGTTTAGGATGCTCGCTTGATTGGGAACGTGAGCGCTTTACACTGGATGAAGGATTATCGCATGCAGTGCGCACGGTGTTTGTGACATTGTATAATGAAGGGCTCATCTATCAGGGGTACAGAATTATCAACTGGTGCCCACGCTGTGAGACAGCTCTTTCAGACATTGAAACAGAATATAAGGATGTAGCAGGAAAGTTGTACTATATCCACTATCCGTATGAAGATGGTAAAGGACATATTACTGTAGCAACAACCCGACCTGAAACAATGTTAGGAGACACTGCGGTTGCAGTAAATCCCAATGATGAACGCTATTCCCACTTAATTGGCAAAAGAGTTATTTTGCCACTTATGAATAAACCCATTCCGATTATTGCCGATGAGTTTGTTGACCCTGCATTTGGAACAGGACTTGTGAAAGTAACCCCTGCACATGACCCAAATGACTTTGAGATGGGGAAACGCCATAACTTAGAAGAGGTGAATATCTTTGATAAAAATGCAATTGTGAATGATAATGGTGGGGTGTACAAAGGGCTTGACCGTTACACGGCACGCGAAAAGGTGCTTGAGGATTTGAAGGCGCTAGGGCTTTTAGAAAAGGTAGATGACCACAATCACGCTGTTGGCCATTGCTATCGTTGCCATACTGTTATAGAACCGTATTTATCCAAACAGTGGTTTGTGAAAATTCAACCACTGGCACAGGAAGCAATAAGAGTGGTGGAAGAGGGCAAAATACGATTTATTCCTCAGCAGTGGACAAAGATATACTTTGAATGGATGTATAACATTAAAGATTGGTGTATTTCACGCCAACTGTGGTGGGGTCACCGAATTCCTGCATTCTATTGCAAAGACTGCGGCCACATCATGGTAGAGCTTGAAGATCCCACAGTATGCAGCATGTGTAATTCAAAAAATCTTGAGCAGGACCCTGATGTGCTCGATACGTGGTTTTCATCAGCGTTGTGGCCATTTTCAACATTTGGCTGGCCCGAGAAAACAAAGTCACTTGAGAAATTTTATCCCACGAGTGTACTGGTAACTGGCTTTGATATTATCTTTTTCTGGGTTGCCCGAATGATTATGATGGGCTGCAAGTTTATGAATGATGTTCCCTTCTACGATGTATATATACATGCACTGGTTCGTGATGAACATGGCCAAAAGATGAGCAAATCCCGTGGCAATGTAATAGACCCGCTTATTATGATGGATAAATATGGCACGGATGCCTTCAGGTTTACACTGGCAATATTTGCTGCTCAGGGTAGGGACATTATCTTATCCGAAAAGCGTATTGAAGGTTACAGTGCTTTTTGCAATAAGATATGGAACAGCACGCGTTTTATTGTGATGAATTTAGGCAATGATTTTACACCTCAGCCAATAGATATTGATTCGCTTGAGTTGTTTGACAGATGGATATTACACTCGTTCAACCAAACCGTAAAGAAGACGACACAAGCGCTTGAGGAATACCGCTTCAATGATGCGGCACAAACGCTGTATGATTTCTGGTGGCATGAATTCTGTGACTGGTATATTGAGCTTTCAAAGCCACGTATATACAGCCAGGGGTCATTGTCAGGAGCTATCGCCAAACAGGTGCTTTATTATGTTTTGCATGAATACCTTAAGCTCTTGCACCCGTTTATGCCATTTATTACCGAGGAAATATGGAGTACTATTACTCGCAGTGAAGGGCGTATTGTGGTGGCTCAATGGCCACAATATGACGAGCGATTTTCTTTTAACACCGAGTTTGATGATGCAGAAATATTTAAACAGATAGTATATAAAATACGAAATATCCGTGGTGAAATGAATGTACCCCCTGATAAAAAAGCTCACGTAATTATCAAGGCAAGTCCAAAAATTGAAACGTTAATACAACAACAGGAAAATAATCTAAAGATTTTGGCAAAGCTTGAGGATGTTACCTATGATGCAGCGTATGTGCCACAGAAAACTGATGCTTCTGCTGTTCTTCCTGAATGTGAGATATATGTGCCGCTGAAAGGTTTAATTGACCTGGATAAAGAAAAGGGGCGTCTTGATAAAGAGATTACCCGCATTCGGGGTGAGCTTGATAAGGTGCTGCGGAAATTAAACGACAGTACATTTATGTCAAAAGCACCCCAGAACATCGTTGCAAAAGAACAGAGTAAAAAAGCTGAGCTTGAAGAAGTGCTTGATAAACTTTTAGCTAGCAGAGCAAAATTAGGTTAAATATATTGGAGGTTGCCATGAAACGCAAAAAGATTTTTTTATTAATTACTGCTTCGCTCTTTTTATATGTTTCCTGCTCATCTTCTCTGTTAAATTTTTTCAGGTGGTATGAGCGCTCCAGGGCTGGCCTGGTTGAAAAAACAATTGAAGTAGATGGACACACAGTTCATTACCTTGAAGGCGGCAAGGGCCAAACAATTCTGTGCATTCACGGTTTTGGTGGAACCATGGATCATTGGACTCGGTTTGCTCGCTATATGACAGGAGAATATAGAATCATAGCCCTTGATCTTCCTGGTTTTGGCGATAGCTCATTTATAGAAGGCCAAGATTATTCAATACTAAAGCAGGTAGAACGCGTCCACCAGTTTGCACAAAAGCTAAAAATTAGCCAATTTCACATTGTAGGGAATTCTATGGGAGGCTATATTGCTGGCTACTATGCTGTAACCTATCCCAAAGATGTAGTAACATTGGCGTTGTTTGCTGCAGCTGGTGTAAAAAGCCCAAATGAAAGTGAGCTTTCAAAAGAATTGAAAAAGGGTAATAACCCCCTTATAGTTAGTGATGTGAAAAGCTATGATAATTTAATGGAATTTGTATTTTATAAGCCAATATGGCTACCTGGTTTTGCCAAGCAGTATTTTGCACAAAAGGCAGTAGAAAAGAAGAGTCATTTTGAGTATATTTTTGCGCAGGTTCATGATGTGACATTACTGGAAAAACATTTGAACACTATTAGTGCCCCTACATTAATCCTTTGGGGTGAAAACGATAGAGTGCTTGATGTATCTGGTGCGTCTGTATTCAAAAAAGGGATTAAGAATTCTCAGTTGATTATATTCAAAGAGTGTGGCCATTTGCCAATGATTGAAAAGCCTGAAGAATCTGCAACAGTGTATAAAAAGTTCTTAAAAGGGGAAAACGTGGCATTATAGCTTTCTATACAACATATCTTCGTAGCCTTGCAGCATGGAAAATGTTGCACGGTCAAAGTACAGCACCACGCGGTTGTTTAATGCCAGCGCTTCTTTATAAGCAGTGGTGTCGTCATACAGCTTATCAAGGACAAAAAGCCACAGGTGTCGTTTTTGCAATATTAACGCCTTGCATGCCTGAGAAAAAGGGATACCCTGTTCATACCGTTCGTGCCCAACCCTTCGGTAATAGCGTGCTATCTCCTCTTTGGGATAATCTTTTGCAATCCATTTTGATAATTCACGGTATAGATTGTCAGCAAATTCATAAATAAGCTGCCTATCAAGCTTCCTGAAGGCTATAGTATCAGGATTGCGCAGAAGATTGTTCATAAACTGTTCAGTAATGACTTGATGGTTTTCCTCAATAAGTTCAACAAACCTGTTAACAAGAGCGCTTTTTATTTTCATATCGTATGATTTGTATTATGATAATATAGTATAATGTAATGATAAAAAAGCGTATATATAACTATATGTAAAGTACTTTTTTTAGTTACTTTCTTTTTTTGGATTTTGCTCTAAAAGCAAGATTATATATTGTATCAAACTCCTGCAGATACAGTTTTGCTATATCACTGGATCGTATCATGATACAGTTTTCGTCATTGCGTTTTTTAGCATTTTTTGAAAAATTATATGACCCGGTAATAACCCATTCCTCATCAATAATTATTACTTTATGATGCATCGTGTTGGGATTGGCATCATAGAGTACATCAAGTCCTTCAACCTTCAATTTGATATATTCACTGTTAACATTTTTAATGTCCTTTTTTTCAAATACTCCTTTTACTGTAACACCTTGTTTGTGTTTAGCAATTATTGCTTCGCCAATTTCATCGCTTGTAAATGAAAACGCTAAAAAGAAAATTGACTTCTTTGCCTTTTCTATTCGCTTAGTTATGATACGCTCAATATTGTCATCAGGGGAAAAATATACATTAATATCAATGTCATTGAGTTTGACATAATACTTGTTTGATAGAAATGGGAATGGGGTATAGTCTGCACGGTTTCCAAAAACACCTTCTTCAAACATTTCATTAAATTCTGCAAAATAGATAGAAGCTACATCTTCATTTTCAATATAAATGGCATTATTGTTATTGAGCTTAGCTTCGCGTTGCGTAATATTATATGAGCCAGTCCATACGGCTTTACTGTCAAAAATAAAAAATTTGTTGTGCATAAAACCTTTTCGTTGATCCAACCGCATAGGGATATGATATCGTTCAAATTGTGATTTTATGTTTTCTGGCAATCTTTCGGATTCCAATACTAATTTTACGTCTACACCTTTTGATTTAGCATAACATAATGCATCTACAATTAATGGATCAGTAATTTCATATACGGCAGCATGTATTGATATTTTTGCAGTATTTATTTTTTGTAATAGTGCTTTTTGAATTGCGGTGACCTGTTCCTCTTTTTCGGGAGCAGTAAAATATACTTCAATTGGTGAAATTGCATATAAAAAAGTATATGATATAAGCAGTATGGCGCATGCTATCAATGTTTTATGATACTTCATTGTCTTTTTTCCCATATAGCATTTTCGTATTCAACAAATTGTAATTCTGCTTCCTTTGTGGGAAAAAGCAACTTTGCTTTTTTAACTAATGTCTGAAATGTTACAAGGTCATTTTTTGTAGCTTTGTCAATAAATTCTTTAATTTTCTGGTCATTGTGGGTAATAAGATATAAATAAAATTCGTAGGCTCGTTTTAATTCCTTTAGTTTTTCCACATGTTTGCGCAATTCTTCCTTATCGGAATGTTGTATCATTGTGGATAAAAATGCAATGATATATTGTGTATCGGATTCCGTAATATCCATATCTAGCATGATTTGTTTCACTCTAACTAAATCTAAATTACGTAAATGTATGCGGGCCAAAAACACAGGATTCTGCGAAAGCAGATTAATATCAACATTGGTTAACTGATCAACTGCTCGTTTGGAGTCATCTATTGTGGTATCTGGAGCTTTATTGACTATCTCCAGATACGATGATGGGGCAAGGGAAGATATAAACTGGATATCGGTCTGGTTTAGAGTACTATTTACAATTATGTAATCAGGGAGAGTGCCTTTTTTAACAAAACTGACAAAAGAAGCAGTATCACTAAAAAACTCAGTTATGCAGGGTAGCATATCCAGAGAGGTATTAGTGTGAATAAAGAGATATTTCTTTTTCCCTTCGTCGGAAGTGTAGGGAATAATCATGGAATTATTCTGAATTTTAAATAACTCGTACGCAGGTTTCCTTATTGAGCTATATGATTCAAAACCAATGAAAACAACTGTTTTCATTGGATGGAAAGGTTTTGCTTTGTTTTCATCGGAATAGATGATTTCCCCTTTTGGGTTGAACACTACAAACTGTTTTTTTGCAATGTTAATTTTAAAAATATATCCCTTTGGTGTCTTCTCTTCAATAATGGGTGTTGACATTACCATGTACCTTTACATAGAATTTACTGGAGCATGTAAATTTTCATTGAAATTTTATTAATAGTTAGCACTTTATGCTTTTTACAACTATTATTATGTATTGAGTTAAATATCTGTACAAAAAAATTATGTATAATCAAAAATACGGTATAACCACTAAATTATAATTGATAAAAAATCAAGCAAATGTAACTATTTAATGCAAAATCATGGAATAAATATTGTATCATAAAATATAATTTTGAATAGTAGTGCTATGAATATGGCTTTATCTTGAAAGTGAGTCATAGCCATAGCAGCTACTAAAACTTTTTTAAAATAAGTAATGTTTTTTATGTTACATCTTTTTAATATGGTATTGAAACGTGCACGCTGTATGATATTCCACAATATATGGTGGGTTGATAATTCAATAGTGATTAAGAGCATTTTCCTTTTGCACTTTCTTTTGTTGCTTGTTGTGAAAGAAGAAAGTACATAATATATTTTAAAATTTATTTTCTAAGGAGAAAATAATGAGTACTGT is a window encoding:
- a CDS encoding valine--tRNA ligase codes for the protein MELSASYNPKIAESKWYAIWEKEGLFHGDENDPREAYSIVIPPPNVTGNLHMGHALNNTLQDILIRWQRMNGKATCWMPGMDHAGIATQNVVERLLLKEGKSKYDLGRDEFVKRVWDWKEHSGGQIKEQLKRLGCSLDWERERFTLDEGLSHAVRTVFVTLYNEGLIYQGYRIINWCPRCETALSDIETEYKDVAGKLYYIHYPYEDGKGHITVATTRPETMLGDTAVAVNPNDERYSHLIGKRVILPLMNKPIPIIADEFVDPAFGTGLVKVTPAHDPNDFEMGKRHNLEEVNIFDKNAIVNDNGGVYKGLDRYTAREKVLEDLKALGLLEKVDDHNHAVGHCYRCHTVIEPYLSKQWFVKIQPLAQEAIRVVEEGKIRFIPQQWTKIYFEWMYNIKDWCISRQLWWGHRIPAFYCKDCGHIMVELEDPTVCSMCNSKNLEQDPDVLDTWFSSALWPFSTFGWPEKTKSLEKFYPTSVLVTGFDIIFFWVARMIMMGCKFMNDVPFYDVYIHALVRDEHGQKMSKSRGNVIDPLIMMDKYGTDAFRFTLAIFAAQGRDIILSEKRIEGYSAFCNKIWNSTRFIVMNLGNDFTPQPIDIDSLELFDRWILHSFNQTVKKTTQALEEYRFNDAAQTLYDFWWHEFCDWYIELSKPRIYSQGSLSGAIAKQVLYYVLHEYLKLLHPFMPFITEEIWSTITRSEGRIVVAQWPQYDERFSFNTEFDDAEIFKQIVYKIRNIRGEMNVPPDKKAHVIIKASPKIETLIQQQENNLKILAKLEDVTYDAAYVPQKTDASAVLPECEIYVPLKGLIDLDKEKGRLDKEITRIRGELDKVLRKLNDSTFMSKAPQNIVAKEQSKKAELEEVLDKLLASRAKLG
- a CDS encoding alpha/beta hydrolase — translated: MKRKKIFLLITASLFLYVSCSSSLLNFFRWYERSRAGLVEKTIEVDGHTVHYLEGGKGQTILCIHGFGGTMDHWTRFARYMTGEYRIIALDLPGFGDSSFIEGQDYSILKQVERVHQFAQKLKISQFHIVGNSMGGYIAGYYAVTYPKDVVTLALFAAAGVKSPNESELSKELKKGNNPLIVSDVKSYDNLMEFVFYKPIWLPGFAKQYFAQKAVEKKSHFEYIFAQVHDVTLLEKHLNTISAPTLILWGENDRVLDVSGASVFKKGIKNSQLIIFKECGHLPMIEKPEESATVYKKFLKGENVAL
- a CDS encoding phospholipase D-like domain-containing protein, whose amino-acid sequence is MKYHKTLIACAILLISYTFLYAISPIEVYFTAPEKEEQVTAIQKALLQKINTAKISIHAAVYEITDPLIVDALCYAKSKGVDVKLVLESERLPENIKSQFERYHIPMRLDQRKGFMHNKFFIFDSKAVWTGSYNITQREAKLNNNNAIYIENEDVASIYFAEFNEMFEEGVFGNRADYTPFPFLSNKYYVKLNDIDINVYFSPDDNIERIITKRIEKAKKSIFFLAFSFTSDEIGEAIIAKHKQGVTVKGVFEKKDIKNVNSEYIKLKVEGLDVLYDANPNTMHHKVIIIDEEWVITGSYNFSKNAKKRNDENCIMIRSSDIAKLYLQEFDTIYNLAFRAKSKKRK